One bacterium DNA segment encodes these proteins:
- a CDS encoding D-alanyl-D-alanine carboxypeptidase family protein encodes MLKFFKKKKTNRGPIVAIFLFVVFGGAVLTFQHNRLLKEFSSSEPYIRPTPPPMPTELNANFITQVNECFIPVAAVYGYTLRITSGFRTIKEQAELYQQGRTVDGHIVSWAEAGKSIHNYGYAVDVVDRWKGFDINWKRLAKIGQYCALEQVDDPHFEHRGGLSTQQFEMGFTPSPLALPCSLMSERARLGQPLTREDLQDCSTPVF; translated from the coding sequence ATGCTAAAATTTTTCAAAAAAAAGAAAACGAATCGAGGACCTATCGTGGCGATCTTTTTATTTGTGGTTTTTGGCGGAGCGGTTCTGACTTTTCAGCACAACCGGCTACTCAAAGAATTTTCGTCATCGGAACCGTATATCCGCCCCACCCCGCCTCCCATGCCGACAGAACTGAACGCGAACTTTATAACCCAAGTGAACGAATGTTTTATTCCTGTCGCCGCCGTTTACGGATATACCCTGCGCATCACATCCGGTTTTCGTACCATAAAGGAACAAGCCGAATTATATCAACAAGGACGGACCGTAGATGGGCATATTGTAAGCTGGGCTGAAGCGGGCAAGAGCATTCATAACTACGGATATGCGGTGGATGTGGTGGACCGGTGGAAGGGGTTTGATATCAATTGGAAGCGGCTTGCAAAGATCGGTCAATATTGCGCCCTGGAGCAGGTTGACGACCCCCATTTTGAACATCGAGGAGGGCTTTCGACCCAGCAATTTGAGATGGGGTTCACCCCATCACCCCTTGCGCTCCCCTGCTCGCTCATGAGTGAGCGGGCAAGACTCGGCCAGCCGCTTACGCGAGAAGACCTGCAAGACTGCTCCACGCCGGTATTCTGA